The Plasmodium berghei ANKA genome assembly, chromosome: 8 genome has a segment encoding these proteins:
- a CDS encoding lipoate-protein ligase 2, with the protein MVKNVMKKIVGMADIFQPIFTHTNNNNNNSKIQKNILYFINLTNFHIYEQLLIEESLYRLSSCLSNRLNKIGFFVINDTTKNIENNNKIRLYSNNYSPNNKCVIFGMNRKTKEHTNDTNYIKKNNILLIKRFTGGGTVYINSNCILTSFILPNDFEKETRLYPSNISKWTFDYFFKPFIQKKNNGRYTFNKTFQYHEQDFVCKINDNYETNDQNVIIKKVGGNAQAFSKDYFVHHTSFIWNLNEFEEIENVLSNPLKQPIYRDKRNHKDFIASINSCLHKNIDTPDIFIQHLVTNIKHVLHKKNKLNTEEIWLFNNIQFNNNEHNLPFSTCDIFDHIYTLDLRLLKEIVHFYINNNNLKNLRSTYFLDIYGNKVSESFYNFNSFIIN; encoded by the coding sequence atggtgaaaaatgtaatgaaaaaaatagttgGAATGGCTGATATATTTCAGCCAATTTTTACACacacaaataataataataataatagtaaaatacaaaaaaatattttatattttattaatttaacaaatttcCATATTTATGAACAATTATTAATCGAAGAAAGTTTATATAGGCTTAGTAGTTGTTTAAGTAACAGACTGAATAAAATTGGTTTTTTTGTGATAAATGAtacaacaaaaaatatagaaaataataataaaataagactttattcaaataattattcaccaaataataaatgtgtTATATTTGGAATGAatagaaaaacaaaagaacATACAAATGATactaattatataaaaaaaaataatatattattgataAAAAGATTTACAGGGGGAGGCACTGTATATATCAATAGTAATTGTATATTAACTTCGTTTATTCTTCCAAACGattttgaaaaagaaaCTAGACTTTATCCATCCAATATAAGCAAATGGACATTTGATTACTTCTTTAAACcatttatacaaaaaaaaaataatggtAGATATACTTTTAACAAAACTTTTCAATATCACGAACAGGACTTTgtttgtaaaataaatgataattacGAAACAAATGATcaaaatgttattattaaaaaagttGGAGGAAATGCACAAGCATTTTCAAAAGACTATTTTGTACATCATACATCTTTTATTTGGAATTTGAATGAATTTGAAGAAATTGAAAACGTATTATCTAATCCTTTAAAACAACCAATTTATCGAGATAAAAGAAATCATAAAGATTTTATTGCATCTATAAATTCATGcttacataaaaatatagatacgcccgatatatttatacaacaTTTAgttacaaatataaagcatgttttacataaaaaaaataaactaaaTACAGAAGAAATATGGCTTTTCAATAATATccaatttaataataatgaacaTAATTTACCATTTAGTACATGTGATATATTTGATCACATATATACACTTGATTTAAGGTTATTGAAAGAAATTgtccatttttatattaacaataataatttaaaaaatttaagatCCACTTATTTTTTGGATATTTATGGAAATAAAGTTTCAGAATCcttttacaattttaactcttttattattaactAA